One genomic segment of Ipomoea triloba cultivar NCNSP0323 chromosome 9, ASM357664v1 includes these proteins:
- the LOC116028637 gene encoding probable serine/threonine-protein kinase PBL19 — protein sequence MKCFCIFKDKLKSKESAPELKKSRTKQQTSGARSKGSKPKSIREMYREKGQHLRVFSLSELREATCNFNRLLKVGEGGFGKVYKGSIKPPDGQGDSIVVAIKKLNVNGSQGHKQWVAEVQFLGVVEHPNLVKLLGYCGIDGRNGIQRLLVYEYMPNRSLEDHLFSNSMPTISWRTRLNIILGAAQGIAYLHEGLDVKVIYRDFKTSNVLLDKDFNAKLSDFGLAREGPTGDKSHVSTAPIGTMGYTAPEYIETGHLSVKTDVWSFGVVLYEIITGRRAMERNRPSSEQKLLEWVKQYPADSSRFSVIIDSRLRNQHSLKAARRIAKLADSCLNKDARDRPTMSHVVEILKQVIDDSELETSKASG from the exons ATGAAGTGTTTTTGCATATTCAAAGACAAGTTAAAGTCCAAGGAATCAGCACCAGAGTTGAAGAAAAGCAGAACTAAACAACAAACTTCTGGGGCAAGAAGCAAAGGCAGTAAACCAAAAAGCATAAGGGAAATGTACAGAGAGAAAGGGCAACATTTGAgggttttctctctctctgagCTTAGAGAAGCTACATGTAACTTTAACAGGCTGTTGAAGGTTGGAGAGGGAGGTTTTGGGAAAGTGTATAAGGGTTCAATCAAGCCCCCTGATGGCCAGGGTGATTCAATTGTTGTTGCCATTAAGAAGCTCAATGTTAATGGATCACag GGTCACAAACAATGGGTTGCAGAAGTTCAGTTCCTCGGTGTCGTGGAACACCCTAACCTCGTTAAACTTTTAGGGTACTGTGGAATAGATGGGAGAAACGGGATCCAACGCCTGCTGGTTTACGAGTACATGCCCAATAGGAGCTTAGAAGATCATCTTTTTAGCAACTCCATGCCAACAATTTCTTGGAGAACGCGGTTAAATATTATCCTCGGTGCAGCTCAAGGTATAGCTTATTTGCACGAGGGGTTGGACGTGAAG GTGATCTACCGAGATTTCAAAACATCAAATGTGCTATTGGACAAGGATTTCAACGCGAAGCTTTCAGATTTTGGGCTCGCAAGAGAAGGGCCAACAGGCGACAAATCTCACGTGTCCACAGCT CCTATCGGGACAATGGGGTATACTGCTCCCGAATACATTGAAACCGGGCATTTGTCTGTGAAGACTGATGTATGGAGCTTTGGAGTTGTCCTGTACGAAATCATCACAGGTAGACGGGCTATGGAAAGAAACCGCCCTTCTTCAGAGCAGAAGCTTTTGGAATGGGTGAAGCAATACCCCGCTGACAGCAGCAGGTTTAGCGTGATAATTGATTCGCGCCTCAGAAACCAACACTCTCTCAAGGCTGCAAGACGGATTGCGAAGCTGGCAGACAGTTGCTTGAACAAGGATGCAAGAGACCGGCCTACAATGAGTCACGTCGTGGAGATTTTGAAGCAAGTGATAGACGATTCAGAACTTGAAACTTCAAAAGCCTCGGGTTGA